The DNA region GGGGTGAAGCGGTTCTCTGCCGAAATTCAAAAAGAACCACAGCACATTACTGTGGAGCCGCCGAAGCGCGAGCGCGGTAAAATCTTACAGCGTTGGTATCAAGCCGATACTGCTGAGCACAAGTTGAAGCTGCTTGAGCGTGTGTTAGCCGAAAATACCGGGCGCCGAATTGTCTTCGTTCGTACCCGTGAGCGGGTTGAAGAGTTAGCGGGCAAATTACAGTCAGCAGGTATCAAAACCTTAACGCTGCGCGGCGACATGCCACAATCCGATCGCCAGCGTATTATTGCGCGCATGGAAAAGTTTGAAGACAGCACCCTAATCGCAACGGATGTGGCTGCTCGGGGTATTGATGTTGAAGATGTTGAGTTAGTGGTGAACTTCGATTTGCCGAAGACAGCCGACGTTTATTTGCACCGAATTGGTCGTACTGGTCGCGCTGGCAAATCTGGTTTAGCTATTGCTTTGGTTGAAGCGCACGACGCTGAATTACTTGGTCGTATTGAACGCTATCAGAAAGTCAAACTTGAACGTCGCGTATTCGACGATTTAAGACCGCAATATAAATTCCCAACGCCGGGAAAAGCCAAGAAGAAAAAGGCCAAGAAAAAAGAAGCGAATAAAAAGAAAGCGAAGTAATTTACTTCGCTTTTTTCTTTTGACGAGATTGGTTGCGGCGAAACCCCCAGTAAGCCCATGCATAATACGTTGAAGCACCTGCAGCATCAGCTACGAGATCGCCAACGCTCGCGCTTCGATACGGTAACATTCCTTGAACCCACTCAATGGCGACACCGTATAAGGTAAGGACAATCAACGCCGCCCAAATTGGTATCGGGAAAGCACGATGAAACGTCAACGCCAACACAAAAAACGCCACAAAATGTACCACCTTGTCAGCATTCTCAAAGCGCGGTACTTGGTTGCTTGATACTTGCATTAAAAATGCTGCAGACAACCCAATCAGTACGATTAAAAATATAAGCCGCGCGATGTTTCTTGACGTCATTTACTATCCTTACTGCTATCGTCTAAATGATTTGGTTTACGTTTTACTT from Pseudidiomarina andamanensis includes:
- the srmB gene encoding ATP-dependent RNA helicase SrmB, which translates into the protein MTPDWEQLELDDELIDVLKAADINKPAKVQQAVIPAALDGQDLLVNSPTGTGKTLAFLLPAIQHLLDFPRRQPGSARILILAPTRELAQQIAEQADAFGETTELKTVLITGGVNYGSQHQQLQASHDILVATPGRLLDLIGADQYELENVEWLVIDEADRMLDMGFSSAVKQLVNEARHLKQTLLFSATLESAGVKRFSAEIQKEPQHITVEPPKRERGKILQRWYQADTAEHKLKLLERVLAENTGRRIVFVRTRERVEELAGKLQSAGIKTLTLRGDMPQSDRQRIIARMEKFEDSTLIATDVAARGIDVEDVELVVNFDLPKTADVYLHRIGRTGRAGKSGLAIALVEAHDAELLGRIERYQKVKLERRVFDDLRPQYKFPTPGKAKKKKAKKKEANKKKAK
- a CDS encoding VanZ family protein, translating into MTSRNIARLIFLIVLIGLSAAFLMQVSSNQVPRFENADKVVHFVAFFVLALTFHRAFPIPIWAALIVLTLYGVAIEWVQGMLPYRSASVGDLVADAAGASTYYAWAYWGFRRNQSRQKKKAK